The region AGCTTTGAACACACTGCAGATGCACCGATTGTCGGGGTCTTCCGAGAATTTAAAAACTTCAAATATATACATTTCCGTTGTATTTTGTCTATCATATGGTAAAATTGCATGAGAACTAGCATTTAACGTCTTATTTTACAGCTGTGCCTGGTTGTGACTAATTTCACATAAGAATCTGAGAAGAAGGCTTGAGTAAAAAACCATTTAGCTGAAAATATGGTTCAAATGTTTTAACTCTTTAGATTTCTGTAAGTGGTTTTTATGTATGTGAGAtatatgtttgttgtgttatggttgtctaaGCTACTGGAGGCCTACAACCTCCCTCAATTTTAATAAagtatgtatctatctatctgtcttttCTTTAGGGTCAAGGAAAATAAGTTACTGAGAGAGCGACAGAAGATAGAGAACAAAAAGGACGGAGAGGAAACCCAACGCCTTCAAGAGCTCTACCAATGGGAGCAGAGAATGGAGGAAGAAAGACAAGCAAAGCTGAAGAGAGACCTAATGCATGCTCACCTGGTAGGGCCTTAGCAGGGCAGGTTATCTAATAATTGTATccttattttataaaacatgtttcctACTGTATCCTCTGTGTGTTCAGGAACATATCACCAATAGAGACCTCATAAAAGCAGCGgatacacaaaaaaaggatgCCGAAGAGGAGCAAAGaaaactttttctctctgcaaaacaaaaaatgatgaaGTTacggaaagagaaagaaaaggaattgTTCAAGTAAGACTCGGCGAAACAACAAGTTTCAAGCTTGTCCTAGCTTTGTGTGCATCCAGTCATCTCAACGGATCCCTAGTGTATATTGATCATACTTGTGTGTTGTGTCATTCTTCAGAGAGGCCCAGATGCGCAGAGAGAGGATCATGGACAAGCTGACCATCGCACAGCAGGAGCACACTGACAGCGAGGAGCAGAGGACTGCGAAGGCCGTCGCTGAGCGGGATGCAAAACAGGCCCAGCagcagaggaaggaggaggaaaagaaggcTGCAATGTTGGAGTCGATCGCTGCACACAGAGAATACCTGGTAACACACGCTGAGATGCTGCACCtgcaaaacacaaagttaccgGAGCATAAAGCCTTTGTTAAACCCTTAATACTAAATGTCTACTTAGTCATTTATGTGGGCTTGTGACctgtgggttaaaaaaaaagattgttgtatgtttttgtggTACAGCTACATTGACATCTGGTTCCACCTGAGATCACCTGAGAATGTTCTCACACCTGTAACACAAACTATTTCATCAGAGACAAGAAAAGGAGCAGAAGGACAAAACGGCCAAACAGAACACCCAAGACAGACTTGAGGCCAAGAAACAGGCTGACAGAATATTTTCTGAGAAACAACAATTGAAGGCTCAGAAGATCAAAGAAGATAGAAGAAAACTACAAGAATTCCATGCCTCACAAATGGTAATGTTAAAACTTGTCACGCATCGATGCAAAAATGAACATCTTTGGTTTGGTGGTAGTTTGACGTTTGTCTTTtatcctttcaaaataaaaaggctcAAAAAAGTGCCTGGCATCAGCAGCTGAGAAGAGAGGAACACGAGTTTGAAGTGAAGACCGCAGAGCTCATTGCTGAAGAGGAAAAACTGTTTCAACAGTATTCACGGCACATCATCAGCGCAGCGGCGGAGTCTCAGCGAAATGTGGTTCCACTTTGCAAAGCCGCAGGGGAAGGGCTCGGAGGAGGGCTTGGTCCCATTTCTAATGGAGTCAAGCCTATCTACCTCGTTCAGGACTGTACTGGTGCTCAAATGCCCAAATATGTCTCTGGTGCCACCCAGAGCATTAAAAAGCTTAATGAGGCCGTAGATATTCAAGACACAAAGAGACGACTTGGGTTTACATGGTCGTAGGTCACTCCCAGCTGACGATTCTGGTTTCAAGAGTGTTCAACACACTTACCACTAAATCTTTTAATAACATCCTTGAGATGTTTTGACAGAGGCTGTCTGAAATAACTCCCTTGCGTACTCATTCattattctgtttataatatACACTAAATAGTTTGCTGTGTAGTGAATAGTAAATTGGGACATGGGACACTTGTGAAGTCATTAGGTTGAGTCATTCCTTGTAGGGGTAGAGctgcagtttttaaatttaaaggcaACGAATATGAACCATAACTGGTTTGCGTTAACCCCGGGAGTATCCCGTTCCCATCTCTCCAATAAAGGCATGAAATTGCTCAAAATATTCTACTTACAAAAGGTGGCCTCCATGTCATGGGGACTACTTTCTTAGTCCAGTTGTTGAGATTTTGGAGAGCAAGATATAGTGCATACTTTTCACTTATAGTACACCGTTTGGTAAACAGGGGgtgattttagaaaaaaattaaaaacttttgCATGGATGTTCTACAAAGGGTTCTTCAGGGAAATGGAGAGTGATATGTGCTTTAGACAACGGTGTGAATGTTTTAGAATTCTCTAAAATTATTTTAGAATTAGAAATTCTCACAAATTTCTGTAATGTTCCATACATTCTTTCACGAAACATAAAAACTTGAAAGCTGCAGTGAGATTAATTCCAGACATATTTGTGGTttgaaataattcaaatgttCTGTTTATCTGTGCGTATCAACTTACCcaagcaaagaagaagactctAAAACCAGGGACTGAACCAAGCTTTTAATCAGCACTGCAGttaattgaacctgacactggaGGACAAAATGTTGACAGTACAGTGTGAATTTCCTGAATACTGTTGATTATTGTAATTTTGGATGCTAATAATGTGTGGGCCTCCAATAAATTGCAGTTGTGACATTatttacagaataaaacaatTGATTAAAATCAAAGTTGAGCCTTCAATTCATTCTATACGGCAATCGACTTCTTCTTAAAACCAACTTGCACAAGACACAATTTATACAAATTGATTTTATGTTGTACTTACAGCATGccattgaatttttttctttcaaaaaacaaaccagaGCTCTCACAAAATGGGTTAACAACTAGGATTACAGTACAAGGTCATGgatgtaagaagaaaaaaataaaactaagaaAAGGTATGAATGTGCAGTTCCATCAAACACTGAGGGCTAAGCATGCACACAATGAAGAGTGTTTTCTTCCTTATTGATTGTTGTAGTAAAAATACATGACAAGTAAATATCAGACATTTGCTGAAGTAAGAGAGGTCTTTATCTCCAAAACCAACTGcgttaaataaaattgaaatatattttaggAGAAAATGTCCTCTGAGAGGAGGATTTTGGTTGCAGTAAAAATTGAAATGGCCACTAttgcaaagtgaaaatataatttactaaagaatccaaaataataataaaaaaaacagacctcaTCTGCTCACGTACAATTAAAAGACCTGGTACTTACTGCTAATGCACTACACAATGTTGACAGGTTTCGCTTTCATTCACATATCCTCTAAACCGGTGGTGCAGCTTCCGCTGCCCATCAACAGTGTGATCCATGTAATGGGGGACAAATCCACAACTTCCATTCAGCGGCACAGTGAAGTCCGTGGTTCAGCCAAAGCTTACACGGTGCTACGCTCTGCCAGTGAAGGTTTTGGTGGTATCACAGTTTAGCTTTGACGTACTTCTGTATAACCATGTTAGCTTTGGCTAAACTGTGGAATGGGTTTCTATTCACTGAATGCACATTTTGAATAAGTTCTAGATAGAAAGCTGATGCTGCATACTATATGTGTGGTGGGTAAAAAAATAGGGAAAGACTTCAAAACTCCCAATCTATTCCTGTAGGATATCGTCACAGGCTCAGTCGCTGTCAGAGCTTGAGCTGGATTGATTCCTCTTGCTGTCGTTTCGGTCTTTACCCTTTGTACTATCTGGTCTTGGTTTGGCCGGGCTCCTTCTGTCTTTGGATCTGGAGCTACTGCTTGCTTTTCTCCGTTTACTATCTGGGGTCTTCTGACTCCTCCTTTTCTCATCTCTATCGCTCTCAGAACTGCTGCTACGTCTTCTCCTTTGGTTGCCAGATTCGTGGTCTTTTTCCTTTCTATGAGAGGACCGGTCTTTGCTGCGGTCTCTCTTACTGCTCTTGCTTCTGGAGCGCCTGCTTCTGTTCGAGTCTCTCGGCTTATTTCTTTCTAGACTCCTTGTTCGCTGTTCTTTATCCCTAGATGTTCCTCGCTTCTTATTCTCCCTTTCGCTGTTGTGTCGTCTGTCCTGACTCGTTATACGTTCTctgcccctctctctgtccttctctcgtttttcttctttgtcttttgacACTGCACGTCTGCTCTTATCCCTGTTCCTGCTGCTTGATCTGTGCCCATCTTTTGTTGTTGGCTTTTCcttactttgtgactttgttctAGTTCTCTCACCATTTTTTCCTTTGGTATCCTCTTTATGCTTTGTATCCACCTCTTGACCcttatttttatctttattgtgatCAGACTCTGActctttttccttcttattCACATTTTGGTCTTTGCTCCTTGAGCGACCTCTTCTGTCATCACTTTTGTGCTTGTGACCCTTCTCTTTGCTTTTAGACCTCCTactcttttctctgcttttactGCGGCTTTTAGATTTATCCCGTTTCTTTGCCTTGTGTTTGCTATGATTCTCATTCTTCTCATCACTGTCCTCTTCTTTGCTTTTGGATCTATGGGACCgagttttcttgtcttttttaccCTCAGCTGTGTTCTTGTGCTTTGATTCAGCGGgccatctctctcttcttggGGCTTTAGCAGCCTCATCCTTTGCCTCGTTCATGTCACCTCTGTTAAAAAGAAGAGTAAATGTCACCTGCAGAACATGACAAGGAAATCAGGCACCCCTAGCGAGCGAGGTGTAAAGAACGTTCTGAGCCAATATATTTGTCCGGTGGAAACACTACTCAAAAgttcagaaaacattttcattatttgctTACGTAATGAATGTCCTTGTTTAAATAGctttaaaatgtagaaataaaacAGTCTTTGCATTTCATTCACAACTAATATCTGGAAACGTTTCAGGTACCCACCCATGTAAGCTTTCTTGTTGTACGTCAAACATTTCATCACTGCTAGGCACACTACAGAGATGTCAATATGTGCAGGCTTATATTTAAAGAAAGCTAAGGTCCTTGACTGgcaaaattcattttaaatgggcagccttttttcattttgttttatatttgtgaattgtacttttacttcctCCTTAGTAAGTCAAAGAGAGGTTATCATACCTGTCCCCCTTAATCCAGCGCTCTCCGGTGACTGCCCTCATCCTCTGACGTTGCATCTCCTGACGCCAGTGTGGAGGGGTTTCACTGCGCCAAAAACGATCTCTGGACCTGGAGCGGGAGCGGGACGGAGTCCGATAGCGCTGGATGGGAAAAATGACAAACCACTTATGAATGGtgaaattcaattttcaatcaGTGTCACTGCCTTATACaagttttttttgacaaattccAATCTCATtgacaaaatatgaaatgtgaCAGAGTGGACAAAATGTTAACGGAGTTCTTGTCATTGGTGCAGTTCACCTACCCTTGGGCCCCTGCCTTTTATCTTCCTCCCGGATCGTGTCATCACCAGTCTTCTGTGATATGATGATTGAGAGTTATATGTTGTGCCAGcactgaagagaaaaaacaaaacaaggcatGAAATTGACCAGACAATGGCATTATTCATGATGTCATATCAGCTGTTTGTGAAGCAAACTAACCTCTCTCTTGGCCTTTCCTCCTTTTTATGCTGAACCTGTTCAGCCTCCTCTTTTGGCTTCTGGACCGTCTGGGGACTCCTCCTCAACAGAAACCTGTTCTCTGGGATCGGTGGAATTTCTTCAGGACGTACAGTAGATGTAACCACCtcttcttgttctttctcttcAGCACTTTCAGCCTCTGACCTATGAAAGCACTGCAGCTCAGAATAAAGACACTAGATAATGTTTACACTGCAGACAGTGCAAATGTGACAAATGAGgtaccttttcttttccttcttctctttcttttttagcttcttcaccttctttttcttcttcttagaTTCCTTCTCAGATTCTTCAGAATCAGAGGAGGACTGGGATGAGCTCTCGGAGTTGCTGGAGCTACTGCTGGAACTGGAAGAGGCTCgcgctttctttttttcatctttctttgCTGCAAACATTTAAGAGTTTTAGAAACAGTGCTTTAGAAATATCTACAgcaaacaaatcacaaaaagacatttgaaatttattttgaaaatgctttacacaaacaaaccttTAGATTTTGGGACAAGCTCTCCACAGTTCAAGACATTCACGTCAGCATACGGCCTGCTATTAGGATCCGTTTTCTGGTTCTCCATGGTTTGAACAACCTCTTGGCCAGAAATCACGTGACCGAAAACCACATGAACACTAAGAAAACACAGTGGGGTTGAGCTTTAGCTATGGTGATCTAAGTCAAACATCTTGTAAAACTTGTGCACAATGCAATCATTCTGTGTTAGATGCAATGAAGCAGCACTCACCCATCCAGATGTGGTGAGGGTTTTGTAGTTCTGAAGTGTTAAAGCAGGCCATTCAAGACAAAAAGGCATTTCATTATTTGTATGACTTAAGGATGACAGAATACACTAATAATAATGCATCAAATCTATAATATAAAAGAAGAGATGCTTACATAAAAAACTGTGATCCATTTGTATCCTTGCCCCTATTGGCCATAGACAACAGGTACCCCTTGTTGTGTTTAACAGCAAAGCTTTCATCTGGGGAAAAAGGATAAGATTGTACTGCCATCTTGAAGCCAACATCGGTTTGGATAACAACTGACAGCTCTGACATTGGATTCTTTTACCTTCAAAAAAGCCTCCATAGATGGATTCGCCTCCTCGTCCATTACCTACGATGTCAGaggagaaataaaacataagaaaGGGGCTGCTACGTGAAAGAGATTTATGGGGTTTTAAAACATCTGCTAATTGCTGgttatacaaatacatttagttAGGTTGATGGTTGTAAGATGTGGACACCTGATGCCATACATGCATATGTAGCAGGTAAAAAACAACTGCTTTGTGACGCTTTTAACACACTAACTCTATGTTAACAAATTAAGTGCCCCATTCACATCTTCCCAACTTTCATAACTCACCTTCACTGAAGTCTCCTCCTTGAATCATGAAGTCTTTTACAACTCGATGGAACAGACATCCTTTGTAGTGCAGGGGTTTCATAGTGCCTTTACCAATGCCTTTTTCACCTGAATGAAACAAACTTGTCAGCTATCaatattaaaactgaaaaaacattttctggcATATTATTGTGTAGAAAACAATTATTCACCTGTGCAGAGGCACCTGAAATTTTCACATGTTTTGGGACAGATGTCTGAGAAGAGTTCAACCACAACTCTGCCGACTGCAAGGAAAGAGTATTGTTAGTGTTTATTATGATAAAATAATGACCTTCAGTGGTCAGTACATTAGTACTAATGCAATATAATACAACATCTATGCAATACATCCTACTGAAACCCAATGATTGTAAACtacatattaaaaacattgttaatatACAACACAATTCAACACCAGCACACATGATTATCCTCCAAAATGACAACACAGTTTAATCAACACCTCTCCAAAACGGTTTCAACAAAAACTGGACCAAACCATTAACGGAGGTAACATTTATTACAGGGTTTTCATATTAGACTGAATTATCATTTAGCTGCAATTACCCAATAAACTAACAACTGAGTTAATGTATCAGTAAGTAGCCAGAAACTTGAGGTGTCCTTCTTACCGAGCACATTACTGATGCCAATGTCAAGGAAGCAGCGAGTGCGCTGAACCTTGATCCCCATGATCTCCTTTACTGGTCAAAAcacctgaaagagagaaagaacaaaaagataATTTAGCTCTACATGACTTAACTTGTCCTTAAAGGCTTTTGGTTAATcactgtgtgagagtgtgtgtgtgtgtgtgtgtgtgtgtgtgtgtgtgtgtgtgtgtttacaattgctttttttgtacAGGGCTTGTTGTGTTGATgcttatactgtatttttttgtttatgctttGTTCTCGTGCttacagttttacattttgtcttccaatgtaaagcactttgagtttaCGTTTAATAAAAGGTGCTTTGTGAATAACTACCAATTGCTATATAATGGACAACATAAACGTTACTGACACGGGTAGCGTTAACGCTGCGACGACAGGGGGGGATTTTAAACAGTCGTTTGTTTTTTGAATCTATAAGTATGGTTTCACGTAGACACACCGTCACCCTAACGGTAGGCCTGGTGTTAGCATTAGCAAATTCACCTAGCATCAGTCAGATAACATGAACAGGGATTCTTCTACATGACGTAACGCATACAATTTCGACATCTTAACTACACAAATATATCGCCAAGATGTGGTTAATGCGAAATCACATCACCTGGAAAAACAAGGATATCACTCCATATAGCGAGCAGCTCCCAAAAACGACGAAAATCAAGTTTCATTCAGCGTTGGGCACTGTAGCTCACTGTTTTCTAAAGATGGCGCGGCGGGGACGTCAGTATTTCCTAGCGTGCGCCAGTCAACGCAGCCGGGCACGTAGCTGGGAAACACGGAAACAGTGCGACACTGTATGACCTGAAACTAACCTGTCAGGCACAGCTTTCTTGTGAAgaggtttcatttaaaatcttGCAAAAACATATCCAGCTAAACAGACATTAGGGagatttacatttagcatttaaTATTCTTGCACTTTATATGAACAGAAGAacaatttgtcatttatttgtatCACTGTATAGCCTACCATAATGTGTTGGATTGATGTTTAACATGTTATGGGCCAACCAATCAATTTCAGggtaaagacattttaatatgttttgaagGTATTGGgattgaaaaatatgtttttgtgtgcattacCATTCAACATTCCCAAGAAGAAATGAGCAGACTCCAAccaaaaagataaacaaatttTGTGTTTGGTAATTTTGTCATGGGTAATTGATACAGTACATGGGCAGTTTTGTGTGTACAGATttgatatatacatacatgtatacttgtgtttttaaaagatgttaaaaaggTACAGCTTTCTCAGAAACCATCCACATCACTTGTTCTCAAAGTAGGGTCCAAGGACCCCCAGTGGTCCTTGTGTGGGTTCCAAGAGGTCCCCAGAAAAAAGGGGACTCCTTATGTTTACTATAATTTCATCCgtaagtaacacaatgacagaatatATGACTATTAGGCCATTGGTttcatacactttctgtaaCATAACATCTAAAAGCTAAATTCTATCGGATGGAGGACCCTGAGATGAAATCTTATCAAACGGAGTGGATGGGGGTGTcgtggtctaatttgtgtcagtttaggggttCTCACCTTAATGAACCCCTCTGGACAACGGGTTGCTTGCTTAAGGACTCTCGACCGCAACCATTAGCCTACCTCACCAGTATGCATGCTTCTAGAACTGTCTAATGGTATGCCTAGGCTCCTGCCTGAAAGACACTAACCAGGGTAAAAAACTCATGTTGAGTACGTCATTGGCTGCGGAAGTAAAACAGTATGGCACGCATGTTAGGTAATTTTGACTTTGAGTTGGGGATTTGTGTTTCATAATTTATGTTTGAATCTCTGTAATATGCCGAAACCAAGCTAGCGGGGGTAATCTGGATTTGTCAGTCATTtaaggtatttatttttctatgcaTGTGAATACCACTTCAGCAAATTGAACTTAGCTATTGGTGTAACTTTTAAGGAATGTAATATGAAATCTCTGAATGGGGATGTCTGCGAGATGAACCTGTCTGGACCTGAGGTCAGCATGGCACACTGAGGTAACCTTACTTTCATGCAAGCATAACATGTTACCTACAACCTTACATAATTGAACACATGGTGATGCACTTCAAATTAATGCGtttcttttgtgtgtattgtCTTTAGTTGGCACATAGGTCCCTGAAGGAGCTGCCTGCCTGTTGGTTTGACGTTGAAGTGTACAGTGGGAACACTGTGTTGGTACAATGAACACCCCAGTTCATTTTTTATCTGAGCCCAGGTGGTGATGCTTCGGCTCAGGTGTGTGAATTCCCTCCTTGGGAGGCTTCATCATGGGGGGTCAGTGAACCGAGACCAGGTTCTGGAGCAGCTGCGGGTTTGCTCTGCTGAAGACCAGGTGTTTGATGTGGTGGGCAAGAACAAGGCCAAACTCACAGTGAGCCATGTCAGCAGGGCTGTGGGGATGCTGTGGCAGTTCCAGAAGGAGAAGCCACAAATGCTCAGGACTGTGGCGCTCATCAAAAGCCACCCACAGTTCTTGACTCTCCGGGTTTTGGCGGAGAACAAAATTGCTCTTATGGATGACTTAATGTTGGTCGACATGCTTTACAGTTTCCTCAGGTACACAAAGATATAGACACAGTTATTATAGACACAATAGTTGCAGTGTTATGCCTTTGAATCCCATTATAGGAAtgataatgtactgtatttctgtcCATCTTTTAGGTTGCATGTGGATCCACATGACTCTCTTGTTCAGCAGTTGGTTTCAGAAGCATGGCTCAGACTAGACAGGTATGATTGCATTACGTTCGTTTGAGTTGATGGGATGTAGGGCTAAAAACtatcatttttgttatttaaaaatctcttttctttcaATTATCAAGTAATTATAAAGTCTATGAAATGCCGAAATACCCTCAACTGTCTTGTTCCAACCAATAGTCCTAAAcccaaatacaaaaaatacgttgaaatgaaatagaaaaaaggttAGATCTCTACATTAGAGAAGCTGAAACCAGCAAGTGTTTGGCATTTTACCTTTTATAAATtactaaaaagataaattagtATCAAAATTGTTGTGTGGATGGGATTTCTTTGCAGATTTCCAATGGCATCCCTATCAAAGTTTTCCATCTGTCTAAGTGATCAGCACCTTCAACACAGTCCTCTAATGGGCCACATCACCAATATTGTGGATCAGAGGTTGTCATCCATTGATGATGCCAGGTTGGTCATGAGACGGAAAGGatcaattaacattttttaaatcaaatataagTACCTTGTATTGCATGTTGACTCTGGTCATGTTTTCCCAGGATCCTAACGACACTGATGATCAGCATGTCGTCCCTGGTGTCTCCCCGGCTTCGTGACGCCCTGATTAGCAGGGCAGACCATCTCCTAGACACCATGGATCCTTCAAATTACAACAACCCGCGGAGAGTGGTGCAGTTTCTGCGCAACATCAAGCACAGTTACCGGCCTCTGCTGGAGAAGTGCAACAAGATCATCTTGTGCAACATTCTCAGACTGGACGCAGAACATATCAGCATCATCATGGGGCTGTATCAGTCTCTGCAGTTCAACAGCTGTGACTTCAGACTGGCTGCTAAACAAAGACTAAAAGAACTGATTGATTCAAGCACCGACCCTTTCTCCTTCACCAAACTGTTTGTCGCTTTGGCTCCGATGGCCAGTCAGGAGATCAGAGACGGGTTTGTATGATTATCAGAGGAGGGATCCATGAGTGGAAATCTGACTCTTTACAACAGCTTTTGAGTCACACGTCTCCAATGTGGTTTGATCCCTCCCAGGTTGGAGAACTCTGCCCTCCTGTTGGCGGACGAGCTCAATGCACATCAGGCTTTGGCTATAGCTGAAGCTCTAGAAGAGATTCAGAGCAGGAATCTTAGCTTACTGAACAAGTGAGTCACATCTCCTATcatatagttgttttttttaaagatatctTTGGGGTATTTTCAGCCTTTATccttgacaggacagctgaagatatgaaaggggagagagagggggaatgacatgcagcaaagggccgcaggtcggagtcgaaccctggcCAGCCACGACAACGAATAAACCTTAATTTAGGGACagctgctctaccaactgagccatctggCGGCCCTCATATAGTTTAATAAATGGAGCCAATATACCGACCAATATCCACTTATTGGATATAAATCAGTATTGCCATATATCAGTACacttatgacaaaaaacttttttttattgatcttGATAACAGGCCCACGTAGGAGTTCTTCTGGTGCTTTTGATTGTGTACATGATCTTTTTTGGCAGATGcatttttcatgaatttttaaACGTCAAGGAcctcagaatcagctttattggccaGGTTTGCGCTtacaaacaaggaatttgaccCCGGTTAATCTTTGCTCTCAAACTACAACCCTCTCTTAACATATGATTATAAAAACAGAGAGGACAGTGATAAATATCAAAATGATTTCCATTTCTGAGCGTTCAACGGAGTGACTGCTTGGGGAAagaaactgtgtttgtgtgggcagGTTTTGGCAAACCGCGCCTTGTACCGCCTACCTCTCGCCTCGCGCTCGTGCGGTCTTTAAACTTGAGATTGAAAATGAATTCTTGACATTGGAAACAGCAGATGATAAAATCTCACAGCAAGGTTCATTCGTTTAGAAACATTGTCTAATGTCTTATTATTATAGT is a window of Etheostoma cragini isolate CJK2018 chromosome 11, CSU_Ecrag_1.0, whole genome shotgun sequence DNA encoding:
- the ccdc173 gene encoding coiled-coil domain-containing protein 173 isoform X3, which encodes MIQPPDLRKVTVLTKAEWQRIQDEINQVNKDKERMREAAKQREALHLQSKEVVKLWSNTIAGQRQKKLEAKKLREEIEEEKKKLTDMEEAKYQEQQRREAVEKAKTQLYYQTDRVKGLHRALLLTEVLKEREAQIELRKRIKSASKDVDKEFLNMVGSREEEALRKEQEKALQKKLERQAVAEQLKEQVKENKLLRERQKIENKKDGEETQRLQELYQWEQRMEEERQAKLKRDLMHAHLEHITNRDLIKAADTQKKDAEEEQRKLFLSAKQKMMKLRKEKEKELFKEAQMRRERIMDKLTIAQQEHTDSEEQRTAKAVAERDAKQAQQQRKEEEKKAAMLESIAAHREYLRQEKEQKDKTAKQNTQDRLEAKKQADRIFSEKQQLKAQKIKEDRRKLQEFHASQMAQKSAWHQQLRREEHEFEVKTAELIAEEEKLFQQYSRHIISAAAESQRNVVPLCKAAGEGLGGGLGPISNGVKPIYLVQDCTGAQMPKYVSGATQSIKKLNEAVDIQDTKRRLGFTWS
- the ccdc173 gene encoding coiled-coil domain-containing protein 173 isoform X1, which gives rise to MSCISFPRGGTKCTINCHIQQNARPSKRKALSSGEEASRMIQPPDLRKVTVLTKAEWQRIQDEINQVNKDKERMREAAKQREALHLQSKEVVKLWSNTIAGQRQKKLEAKKLREEIEEEKKKLTDMEEAKYQEQQRREAVEKAKTQLYYQTDRVKGLHRALLLTEVLKEREAQIELRKRIKSASKDVDKEFLNMVGSREEEALRKEQEKALQKKLERQAVAEQLKEQVKENKLLRERQKIENKKDGEETQRLQELYQWEQRMEEERQAKLKRDLMHAHLEHITNRDLIKAADTQKKDAEEEQRKLFLSAKQKMMKLRKEKEKELFKEAQMRRERIMDKLTIAQQEHTDSEEQRTAKAVAERDAKQAQQQRKEEEKKAAMLESIAAHREYLRQEKEQKDKTAKQNTQDRLEAKKQADRIFSEKQQLKAQKIKEDRRKLQEFHASQMAQKSAWHQQLRREEHEFEVKTAELIAEEEKLFQQYSRHIISAAAESQRNVVPLCKAAGEGLGGGLGPISNGVKPIYLVQDCTGAQMPKYVSGATQSIKKLNEAVDIQDTKRRLGFTWS
- the ccdc173 gene encoding coiled-coil domain-containing protein 173 isoform X2 → MASVVQYGRRRGSSKRVSSGEEASRMIQPPDLRKVTVLTKAEWQRIQDEINQVNKDKERMREAAKQREALHLQSKEVVKLWSNTIAGQRQKKLEAKKLREEIEEEKKKLTDMEEAKYQEQQRREAVEKAKTQLYYQTDRVKGLHRALLLTEVLKEREAQIELRKRIKSASKDVDKEFLNMVGSREEEALRKEQEKALQKKLERQAVAEQLKEQVKENKLLRERQKIENKKDGEETQRLQELYQWEQRMEEERQAKLKRDLMHAHLEHITNRDLIKAADTQKKDAEEEQRKLFLSAKQKMMKLRKEKEKELFKEAQMRRERIMDKLTIAQQEHTDSEEQRTAKAVAERDAKQAQQQRKEEEKKAAMLESIAAHREYLRQEKEQKDKTAKQNTQDRLEAKKQADRIFSEKQQLKAQKIKEDRRKLQEFHASQMAQKSAWHQQLRREEHEFEVKTAELIAEEEKLFQQYSRHIISAAAESQRNVVPLCKAAGEGLGGGLGPISNGVKPIYLVQDCTGAQMPKYVSGATQSIKKLNEAVDIQDTKRRLGFTWS
- the ppig gene encoding peptidyl-prolyl cis-trans isomerase G, which gives rise to MGIKVQRTRCFLDIGISNVLVGRVVVELFSDICPKTCENFRCLCTGEKGIGKGTMKPLHYKGCLFHRVVKDFMIQGGDFSEGNGRGGESIYGGFFEDESFAVKHNKGYLLSMANRGKDTNGSQFFITTKPSPHLDGVHVVFGHVISGQEVVQTMENQKTDPNSRPYADVNVLNCGELVPKSKAKKDEKKKARASSSSSSSSSNSESSSQSSSDSEESEKESKKKKKKVKKLKKKEKKEKKRSEAESAEEKEQEEVVTSTVRPEEIPPIPENRFLLRRSPQTVQKPKEEAEQVQHKKEERPRESAGTTYNSQSSYHRRLVMTRSGRKIKGRGPRRYRTPSRSRSRSRDRFWRSETPPHWRQEMQRQRMRAVTGERWIKGDRGDMNEAKDEAAKAPRRERWPAESKHKNTAEGKKDKKTRSHRSKSKEEDSDEKNENHSKHKAKKRDKSKSRSKSREKSRRSKSKEKGHKHKSDDRRGRSRSKDQNVNKKEKESESDHNKDKNKGQEVDTKHKEDTKGKNGERTRTKSQSKEKPTTKDGHRSSSRNRDKSRRAVSKDKEEKREKDRERGRERITSQDRRHNSERENKKRGTSRDKEQRTRSLERNKPRDSNRSRRSRSKSSKRDRSKDRSSHRKEKDHESGNQRRRRSSSSESDRDEKRRSQKTPDSKRRKASSSSRSKDRRSPAKPRPDSTKGKDRNDSKRNQSSSSSDSD